From the Saccharobesus litoralis genome, one window contains:
- the pspC gene encoding envelope stress response membrane protein PspC produces MSEKKPTSIKRDPDRGKLGGVCAGIANYWGWELWLVRIIAISGLFLSGSLFFWGYIALWIVLDKQAPAKDWQSQVTAQPVHFEIKSQVWKAGQPPRRAFQDIKATFDNLETRLQKLESYVTSKQFSIAREINKL; encoded by the coding sequence CGATCCGGATCGCGGAAAATTGGGTGGTGTGTGTGCCGGAATTGCCAACTATTGGGGTTGGGAGCTATGGCTTGTGCGTATTATCGCAATTAGTGGTTTATTCCTCTCAGGCAGTTTGTTTTTTTGGGGGTATATTGCATTGTGGATAGTATTGGATAAACAAGCTCCAGCCAAAGACTGGCAATCTCAGGTAACAGCTCAGCCAGTGCATTTTGAAATCAAGTCGCAAGTATGGAAAGCAGGCCAGCCGCCGCGTCGGGCCTTTCAAGATATCAAAGCAACATTTGATAATTTAGAAACACGCTTGCAAAAACTGGAATCATACGTCACGTCTAAACAGTTTTCGATTGCGCGTGAAATTAATAAATTGTAA
- a CDS encoding YcjX family GTP-binding protein — MIQIPKGMQAKLHSKLSHWQNKAIKAGRRALDVDINLAVTGLSGAGKTAFISGLVHHLRFASQTPQYPFWQAAQQGRLLGCKRNLQRDYHVQRFRYDEAIASLCHSSPTWPASTQGTSSISLSLKYKTQQQLKSWLGDTHCLNIKITDYPGEWLLDLPLLRWDFKQWCEVIDSRYQHHAAYQNFKQKCREINWQGGADERVLESLSTVYTQFLLELKQQGYSWIQPGRFVLPSTWQNTPALHFVPLPIELIDNIQDGAQSLLQLNMKRYAYYVEHIVKPFYVDHFSEFDRQVILVDGLSALNLGQAHVEDLQYSLNELNHSFRYGKQSWLSRLLNPKIDKVLFAASKADQITPDQYANYQLFIQHLSSQPAQELNYSEVEMQYLALSAIKASQLGSAKHEGQDYQVLTGQLKSNQQTVCLFPGEVPKSVLSTNFWQHNQFDFASFLPPTGLSEQAAFPHIAMDKVCEFLLGDKLQ; from the coding sequence ATGATACAAATACCCAAAGGAATGCAAGCTAAGCTGCACAGCAAATTAAGTCATTGGCAAAATAAAGCAATAAAGGCTGGGCGTCGAGCGCTGGATGTCGATATAAACTTAGCTGTAACGGGTTTAAGTGGTGCAGGTAAAACAGCATTTATTAGCGGCCTGGTTCATCACTTGCGATTTGCCAGCCAAACGCCGCAATACCCTTTTTGGCAGGCCGCTCAACAAGGGCGCTTATTAGGCTGTAAGCGCAATTTACAGCGCGATTACCATGTGCAGCGTTTTCGCTACGACGAAGCAATAGCGTCATTGTGTCACAGTTCGCCAACATGGCCAGCAAGCACGCAAGGCACAAGTTCAATTTCATTGTCACTTAAATATAAAACGCAACAACAGCTTAAATCTTGGCTTGGTGATACGCATTGTTTAAACATTAAAATTACCGATTATCCAGGGGAGTGGTTACTGGATTTACCTTTATTACGTTGGGATTTTAAGCAATGGTGTGAAGTTATCGACTCTCGATATCAACATCATGCTGCCTATCAAAACTTTAAGCAAAAATGCCGAGAAATAAATTGGCAAGGTGGGGCAGATGAGCGGGTTTTAGAATCCTTATCAACTGTTTATACGCAGTTTTTACTTGAGTTAAAACAACAAGGGTACTCTTGGATCCAACCTGGGCGTTTTGTATTACCTAGCACATGGCAAAATACACCCGCATTGCATTTTGTCCCTTTACCAATCGAGCTGATTGACAATATTCAAGATGGAGCGCAAAGCTTATTACAATTGAATATGAAACGATATGCTTATTATGTGGAGCATATTGTAAAACCTTTTTATGTCGATCATTTTAGTGAATTTGACCGTCAGGTTATTTTGGTTGATGGATTAAGTGCGTTGAACTTAGGACAAGCGCATGTGGAAGACTTACAGTATTCGCTGAATGAGTTAAACCATAGTTTTCGTTATGGCAAACAATCTTGGCTAAGCCGCTTACTTAATCCCAAGATAGATAAAGTTTTGTTCGCTGCGAGTAAAGCGGATCAAATCACACCAGACCAATATGCTAATTATCAATTGTTTATTCAGCATCTGAGTAGCCAACCGGCTCAAGAGCTTAATTATTCAGAAGTTGAAATGCAGTATTTAGCGCTGTCTGCGATAAAAGCCAGTCAATTAGGCTCTGCCAAACACGAAGGTCAAGATTATCAAGTGTTAACAGGTCAATTGAAGTCAAATCAACAAACCGTATGTTTATTTCCTGGTGAGGTACCCAAAAGCGTGCTATCGACTAATTTTTGGCAACATAATCAATTTGATTTTGCTAGTTTTTTACCACCCACAGGATTATCGGAACAAGCGGCGTTTCCTCATATTGCCATGGATAAAGTTTGTGAGTTTTTATTGGGAGACAAACTACAATGA
- a CDS encoding TIGR01620 family protein, with the protein MSQNDPFANLENRENSSLAQAAGSQQNLNTSTNTQNKLRSAKNFEPQQPDLSLLEKQANEKLLKAHMFEATEVKNEPETKATVSSELANDENLALSEKSSWFKPIRLFNPWTLLIVSIAAISGYEWLDMLVNQFTSSPVLVSLYSVFFASLAFIVGKLGWQEYRALRSLKKQTALQSLSSDQAQASFSKRQAVQLCEAHYAGLQEVTLTSQSEKFISQQQHCQHAQDVFELYQSTVLTELDKQAHRLIAKTATETAVITALSPLAILDMLGGAIKQIRMVNQLARLYGVEFGYIGRVRLVKHILLHMSLTGGSELLTDLAADSLSVDLTGRISLMAAQGLGVGLLTARLGARSVQAIRPFTHNASAVIKLTDIRKALIKELTEKLKSKTKS; encoded by the coding sequence ATGAGCCAAAACGACCCATTTGCCAATTTGGAAAATCGAGAAAATTCATCGCTAGCTCAAGCAGCGGGCTCGCAGCAAAATCTTAATACCTCAACAAATACTCAGAACAAGCTGCGTTCAGCGAAAAATTTTGAACCGCAACAGCCAGATCTCTCATTATTGGAAAAACAAGCCAACGAGAAACTGTTGAAAGCGCATATGTTTGAGGCAACAGAAGTTAAAAATGAGCCAGAGACCAAGGCAACAGTTAGTAGTGAGTTAGCCAATGACGAAAACCTAGCACTCAGTGAAAAATCCAGTTGGTTTAAACCTATACGCTTATTTAATCCGTGGACATTATTAATCGTTAGTATTGCTGCTATTTCCGGGTATGAATGGTTAGATATGCTGGTGAATCAATTTACATCCAGCCCTGTTTTAGTGAGTTTGTATTCGGTTTTTTTCGCGAGCCTAGCCTTTATTGTTGGCAAACTCGGTTGGCAAGAATACAGAGCACTCCGCAGTTTAAAAAAACAAACCGCATTACAAAGTCTGTCGAGTGATCAGGCGCAAGCATCGTTTAGCAAAAGACAAGCTGTGCAGTTGTGTGAAGCACATTACGCAGGCTTGCAAGAGGTGACATTAACCAGTCAGAGTGAAAAATTTATTAGCCAGCAGCAACATTGCCAGCATGCACAAGATGTATTTGAGTTATATCAAAGTACAGTATTGACTGAATTGGACAAGCAAGCTCATCGCTTAATTGCTAAAACCGCGACAGAAACGGCAGTTATTACCGCTTTGAGCCCATTAGCTATATTAGACATGCTGGGTGGCGCCATTAAACAGATCCGCATGGTTAATCAGTTAGCGCGTTTGTATGGTGTCGAGTTTGGTTACATTGGTCGTGTGCGCTTAGTAAAGCATATATTGCTCCACATGTCGCTTACAGGCGGTAGCGAGCTGTTGACTGATTTGGCGGCGGATTCTCTCAGTGTGGATTTAACCGGACGAATTAGTTTAATGGCGGCTCAAGGTTTAGGCGTCGGTTTACTAACAGCGCGTTTAGGAGCAAGAAGTGTTCAGGCAATTCGGCCTTTTACGCATAACGCCAGTGCGGTTATCAAATTAACTGACATACGCAAAGCCTTGATTAAAGAGTTAACGGAAAAGCTAAAAAGTAAAACAAAGTCGTGA
- a CDS encoding EF-hand domain-containing protein, with protein sequence MKFAKLVFIFTLGFVWQMPQVQAVPLKDNKVQRKAKCCQVQRLKRPAFNRLDKNANGQLEFNEFARYKLPLGKHKRLFRLIDENNDGKISRQEFVSHQPPRHLKKLFESQQANRK encoded by the coding sequence TTGAAATTTGCTAAATTGGTTTTTATTTTTACGCTTGGCTTTGTTTGGCAAATGCCGCAAGTGCAGGCCGTACCTTTAAAAGACAATAAGGTTCAACGTAAAGCAAAGTGTTGCCAAGTGCAGCGCTTGAAGCGACCTGCATTTAATCGGCTAGATAAAAACGCTAACGGCCAACTTGAATTTAACGAGTTTGCTCGTTACAAGTTGCCGTTAGGTAAGCATAAACGTTTATTTAGATTAATAGACGAGAATAATGACGGGAAGATCTCTCGACAAGAGTTTGTCAGTCATCAACCTCCGCGTCATTTAAAAAAGTTGTTTGAGTCGCAACAAGCTAATCGCAAGTAA
- the trpS gene encoding tryptophan--tRNA ligase, with protein sequence MTKPIVLSGCQPSGELTIGNYMGALRQWVAMQEDNECLFMLVDLHAITVRQDPAKLQKACLDALALYLACGIDPKKSTIFAQSHVAEHSQLSWVLNCYAQMGELNRMTQFKDKSAKNENNINVGLYTYPVLMAADILLYQANKVPVGSDQKQHLELSRDIAVRFNNLYGDVFKVPDPYIPQTGARVMSLQDPNKKMSKSDDNINNFIGMLEEPKKITKKIKRAVTDSDEQARIYYDLEEKAGVSNLLSLLSCATGESIESLVPKYEDKMYGHLKGDVADAVVGLIEPIQARFAEIRDDRAYLDQVMKQGAERASERAAKTLRSVYDVLGFVPKP encoded by the coding sequence ATGACAAAGCCAATCGTATTAAGTGGTTGTCAGCCAAGCGGTGAATTAACCATAGGTAACTACATGGGGGCCTTGCGCCAGTGGGTCGCAATGCAAGAAGATAATGAATGTTTATTCATGTTGGTTGATTTACACGCCATTACCGTTCGTCAAGATCCCGCTAAATTACAAAAAGCTTGTTTAGATGCCTTAGCACTTTATTTAGCTTGTGGTATCGATCCTAAGAAAAGCACGATATTTGCCCAATCGCATGTTGCTGAGCATTCGCAATTATCTTGGGTGTTAAATTGTTACGCGCAAATGGGTGAGCTAAATCGCATGACTCAATTTAAGGATAAGTCAGCGAAAAATGAAAACAATATCAACGTCGGTTTATATACTTATCCTGTATTAATGGCGGCTGACATATTGTTGTATCAAGCTAATAAAGTACCTGTAGGCAGTGACCAAAAACAGCATTTAGAATTAAGCCGTGACATAGCTGTGCGCTTTAACAATTTGTATGGTGATGTGTTTAAGGTGCCTGATCCTTATATTCCGCAAACGGGTGCCCGCGTGATGAGTTTGCAGGATCCAAATAAGAAAATGTCTAAATCGGATGACAATATCAATAACTTTATTGGTATGTTGGAAGAACCGAAAAAAATCACTAAAAAGATCAAACGCGCGGTAACGGATTCCGACGAGCAAGCTCGTATTTATTATGATTTAGAAGAAAAAGCAGGCGTATCAAACCTACTGAGTTTGTTGTCTTGTGCGACGGGTGAAAGCATTGAGTCTTTAGTGCCTAAATATGAAGACAAAATGTACGGCCACTTAAAAGGTGATGTCGCAGATGCGGTTGTTGGTTTAATTGAGCCTATCCAAGCGCGCTTTGCCGAAATTCGCGACGATCGTGCCTATTTAGATCAAGTCATGAAACAAGGTGCTGAAAGAGCATCTGAACGTGCTGCTAAAACGTTGCGTAGTGTATATGACGTATTAGGTTTTGTACCCAAGCCGTAA
- a CDS encoding ion transporter produces MENVTSFQTIQTQFERLKSNKAFELFVIGVIVVSALLIGAKTYTLPQSVVDATIALDYFITLFFLVEITIRFIAEQNKKRFFHSFWNTFDTLIVVVSLVPIDNSEMAVVGRLIRVFRVLRMVSIIPELRILLTSLVKALPQLGYVMLLMFIIFYIYAAVGSTLFHHINPDLWGDITISLLTLFRVMTFEDWTDVMYETMEVYSLSWIYYLTFIFLSAFAFLNMVIGIVVNVMEQEHAKARADKLKENGQTEVTMQDLQQQIAELKMIIQSKR; encoded by the coding sequence GTGGAAAATGTAACTTCTTTTCAAACTATACAAACGCAGTTTGAACGTCTGAAAAGTAATAAAGCGTTTGAATTGTTTGTTATTGGTGTCATTGTTGTTTCAGCTCTACTGATAGGCGCAAAAACCTATACCTTGCCGCAGTCTGTGGTTGATGCAACTATCGCGCTTGATTATTTTATCACTTTGTTTTTTTTGGTAGAGATCACGATCCGCTTTATTGCTGAGCAAAACAAAAAGCGCTTTTTTCATAGTTTTTGGAATACCTTTGACACCTTGATAGTTGTAGTGAGTTTAGTGCCAATTGATAACTCTGAAATGGCGGTGGTTGGCCGATTGATCCGCGTATTTCGGGTGTTGCGCATGGTGTCAATTATCCCTGAGCTGCGAATACTACTGACTTCACTGGTTAAAGCCTTACCGCAACTGGGCTACGTTATGTTGCTCATGTTTATTATATTTTATATATATGCCGCGGTTGGTAGCACCTTGTTTCATCATATTAATCCTGACTTGTGGGGTGATATTACAATTTCCTTACTAACACTATTCCGTGTCATGACCTTTGAAGACTGGACTGATGTTATGTATGAAACAATGGAAGTTTATTCACTAAGTTGGATTTATTATCTTACCTTTATTTTCTTGTCGGCTTTTGCGTTTTTAAATATGGTGATAGGTATTGTTGTTAATGTCATGGAACAAGAGCATGCCAAAGCGCGAGCTGACAAGCTCAAAGAAAATGGTCAAACAGAAGTGACAATGCAAGATTTACAACAGCAAATTGCCGAGTTAAAAATGATAATTCAAAGCAAGCGTTAG
- a CDS encoding DUF3016 domain-containing protein → MRLCYVFFVLAGLSFSLPAAQLHIEWQSPEKYTDIRPGNWGSKTKFQQHVTAKLSAHFEKLAEQLPKQQRLNIQVTNLDLAGDVRIGSFNEIRVIRSIDIPRIQFTYQLLDDKGNELVRDQVNLKDMGFDIRTNKYSHNSFKYEYQMLDNWFNQTFVNP, encoded by the coding sequence ATGCGTTTGTGCTATGTATTTTTTGTTTTAGCAGGCTTATCCTTTTCTTTACCTGCGGCTCAACTGCATATTGAGTGGCAAAGTCCAGAAAAATATACCGACATTCGCCCTGGTAATTGGGGAAGCAAAACCAAGTTTCAGCAACATGTGACAGCCAAGTTAAGTGCTCATTTTGAAAAATTGGCGGAGCAATTACCAAAACAGCAACGACTCAATATTCAAGTGACTAATTTAGATTTAGCGGGTGATGTTCGCATTGGTAGCTTCAATGAAATACGTGTGATCCGCAGTATTGATATTCCACGTATTCAATTCACTTATCAGTTATTGGATGACAAAGGTAATGAATTGGTTCGTGATCAGGTCAATTTAAAAGACATGGGGTTTGATATTAGAACTAATAAATATAGCCACAATAGCTTTAAATATGAGTATCAAATGTTAGATAACTGGTTTAATCAAACCTTTGTTAATCCTTAA
- a CDS encoding peroxiredoxin produces the protein MIKVDQALPDISLQVRDENGTHTYTNQDLFIGKKVVVFAVPGAFTPTCSEAHLPGYVVLADKIKAKGVDAIICVSVNDAFVMQAWGKAQNADEIIMAADGDASFSQALGLAKDTGAFGGMRSVRYAMIVDDNVVTTLNVEPPKTFELSKAETILALL, from the coding sequence ATGATTAAAGTAGACCAAGCATTACCGGATATAAGCCTACAAGTTCGCGACGAGAATGGTACACATACCTATACCAATCAGGATTTATTTATAGGTAAAAAAGTCGTGGTGTTTGCCGTACCCGGTGCATTTACACCAACGTGCTCTGAAGCGCATTTGCCCGGTTATGTAGTACTGGCTGACAAAATTAAAGCCAAAGGGGTAGATGCTATTATTTGTGTATCAGTTAATGATGCCTTTGTTATGCAAGCATGGGGTAAAGCGCAAAATGCAGATGAAATCATTATGGCAGCCGATGGAGATGCCAGTTTTAGTCAGGCATTGGGGTTAGCTAAGGATACCGGTGCTTTTGGCGGTATGCGCTCAGTACGCTATGCCATGATTGTTGACGACAATGTCGTGACGACACTTAATGTGGAACCGCCAAAAACATTTGAGTTAAGTAAAGCAGAAACGATTCTAGCCTTACTTTAA
- a CDS encoding outer membrane protein assembly factor BamE, translating to MNRNVKHFLIIAFAFFISACAYRINVLQGNFLDQDDVDKLRVEMTYEQVIYVLGRPVVQDAFNKDTWYYIYEVRYGKGGKKRLELVLNFEDGRLKTMTGDYKKPEEFEQPLSI from the coding sequence ATGAATCGCAACGTAAAACATTTTCTTATTATCGCTTTTGCTTTTTTTATTTCAGCTTGCGCATACCGCATTAACGTATTGCAAGGCAACTTTTTGGACCAAGACGATGTGGATAAATTACGTGTCGAAATGACTTACGAGCAAGTTATTTACGTATTGGGTCGCCCCGTTGTCCAAGATGCATTTAATAAAGACACTTGGTATTACATTTATGAAGTTCGTTATGGGAAAGGCGGTAAAAAGCGTTTAGAACTAGTGCTCAATTTTGAAGATGGTCGATTGAAAACCATGACAGGCGATTATAAAAAGCCAGAAGAGTTTGAGCAGCCTTTAAGCATATAA
- the priC gene encoding primosomal replication protein PriC has product MLEQQLADIKQKLRDQKNQYNLISQLQLHSSFVCQSESLEDYFSETEFLLSQVNLKARVISDNEQKIADKLLDQISVLARLAQAQRIQHSDQSNAHPANNTIGKMHATLAQYRSYLRQFDDKLFQLAPYQEQYLAQINQLQQRRANCQNAIEQLEKKLAFSEKHHLYGKTR; this is encoded by the coding sequence ATGCTTGAACAACAGTTAGCAGATATAAAACAAAAGCTGCGCGACCAAAAAAACCAATATAACTTAATTAGTCAGTTGCAACTGCATAGCAGCTTTGTTTGTCAATCTGAATCCTTAGAAGATTATTTTTCTGAAACAGAATTCCTCCTAAGTCAAGTCAACCTTAAGGCACGAGTTATCAGTGACAATGAGCAAAAAATTGCTGATAAACTACTCGACCAAATATCAGTATTAGCGCGACTCGCTCAAGCGCAACGCATTCAACATTCCGATCAAAGTAATGCGCACCCAGCCAATAACACCATAGGTAAAATGCACGCTACGCTTGCGCAATACCGCAGTTACTTAAGGCAATTCGACGACAAGCTATTCCAACTAGCTCCCTATCAAGAGCAGTACCTTGCGCAAATTAATCAATTACAACAACGACGAGCCAATTGCCAAAACGCTATTGAACAACTTGAGAAAAAGCTCGCCTTTTCTGAAAAGCACCATCTGTATGGTAAAACAAGATAA
- the tyrR gene encoding transcriptional regulator TyrR has translation MRLEITASDRLGIVQDILDILVQHGIDLRGIEVYQGSIYLNFPEIDFSEFQHLMPEMRRLPGIEDVKTTKFMPFEREHCEFATILRAMPDPVFSIDSKGHVQTANDAALRLCGDSLTQVYDEPISHWLKGFSFSRWLDHEQIETLTKRVQLNHQEFLADIYPIWVPDGDNKQVLAGAVISLKSELRFGEQISAFRRPESDTFGAFISHSSAMRKCIREAKKLSVIEAPMLIEGETGAGKELLAKACHKASKRADNDFVVLNCASLPDEVAESELFGYAAHAYEHHSLAKKGLFEIANGGTVFLDEVGEMSSALQVKLLRLLQDGCFRRIGDDQEVQVDVKILCATKRDLSLLVQDGTFREDLFYRLNVLSVKIPPLRERKADIISLAELYIRKVSQQSGRAAPRMSKACQDYLLQYPWPGNVRQLENTIYRAVSLLDGDEMAREHVELPAYASDLGYVESEVQGTLEESIKRFESSLLKRLYPSYPSTRQLAKKLGLSHTAIANKLREYGINKKTMKTY, from the coding sequence ATGCGCTTAGAAATTACAGCCAGCGATCGCTTAGGAATAGTGCAAGATATATTGGATATCTTGGTTCAACATGGAATTGATTTACGTGGCATCGAAGTTTATCAAGGCTCTATTTACCTTAACTTTCCTGAAATTGATTTCTCCGAATTTCAACATTTAATGCCGGAAATGCGCCGTTTACCTGGCATTGAAGATGTTAAAACAACCAAGTTTATGCCGTTTGAGCGCGAGCATTGCGAATTTGCTACGATATTAAGAGCGATGCCCGATCCAGTTTTCTCGATTGATAGCAAAGGACACGTACAAACCGCTAATGACGCAGCACTGCGTTTGTGTGGTGATAGTTTAACTCAAGTTTACGACGAGCCGATTAGCCATTGGCTAAAAGGTTTTAGTTTTTCGCGCTGGCTCGATCATGAACAAATTGAAACACTCACTAAGCGAGTACAGTTAAACCATCAAGAATTTTTAGCTGATATTTACCCAATTTGGGTGCCAGATGGCGATAATAAACAAGTGTTAGCCGGAGCTGTAATCAGCTTGAAATCAGAGTTACGTTTTGGTGAACAAATTTCCGCATTCCGTCGCCCTGAAAGTGATACTTTTGGCGCGTTTATATCGCATAGCTCAGCAATGCGTAAGTGTATACGCGAGGCGAAAAAGTTGTCAGTTATTGAAGCGCCTATGTTGATTGAAGGAGAAACCGGCGCGGGCAAAGAGTTGTTAGCGAAAGCTTGTCATAAAGCTAGTAAACGGGCTGATAACGACTTTGTTGTTTTGAATTGTGCATCATTACCCGATGAAGTCGCTGAAAGTGAGTTATTTGGTTACGCTGCGCATGCCTATGAACATCATAGCTTAGCTAAAAAAGGTTTATTTGAAATCGCCAATGGCGGCACGGTATTTCTCGATGAAGTCGGGGAAATGTCCAGCGCATTACAAGTTAAATTACTGCGATTGCTGCAAGATGGCTGTTTCCGGCGTATTGGTGATGATCAAGAAGTACAGGTCGATGTGAAAATTCTATGCGCTACGAAAAGAGATTTATCATTACTTGTGCAGGACGGTACGTTTCGTGAAGACCTGTTTTATCGTTTAAATGTTCTCAGCGTGAAAATACCACCTTTACGCGAACGCAAAGCCGACATTATTTCGCTCGCTGAGCTTTATATCCGCAAGGTAAGTCAGCAATCTGGACGTGCAGCACCACGCATGAGTAAAGCTTGCCAAGATTATTTACTGCAATACCCTTGGCCTGGTAACGTCCGTCAACTAGAAAATACAATTTATCGAGCAGTGTCGTTATTAGACGGTGATGAAATGGCCAGAGAGCATGTTGAGTTGCCCGCTTATGCTAGTGACTTAGGTTATGTTGAGAGTGAAGTGCAAGGTACATTGGAAGAGTCAATTAAACGTTTTGAAAGTAGTTTATTAAAACGCTTATACCCTTCTTATCCCAGTACGCGCCAGTTGGCGAAAAAACTCGGGTTAAGTCATACCGCGATCGCCAATAAATTGCGTGAGTATGGAATCAATAAAAAAACTATGAAGACTTATTGA
- the mutH gene encoding DNA mismatch repair endonuclease MutH has protein sequence MQPIVNEPQSEQELLDRAVNLAGLNLAQLADMAGVSVPCNLQKEKGWAGQLLECLLGAYAGSKPVPDFEHLNIELKTLPISRQGSPLETTYVCVAPLTNVAGLTWQDSVVKKKLSRVLWIPILAERTIPVAERIIGYPLLWSPSAQEEQALQADWEELMEMIALGQIEQITAKHGEVMQIRPKAANASIRTAAVGHHGQPIEALPRGFYLKKNFTQTILRNSTV, from the coding sequence ATGCAACCAATAGTCAACGAACCGCAAAGCGAACAAGAATTACTCGACAGAGCGGTTAATTTAGCAGGACTCAATTTAGCTCAATTGGCCGATATGGCGGGCGTGTCTGTGCCTTGCAACTTGCAAAAAGAGAAAGGCTGGGCTGGACAATTATTAGAATGCTTACTCGGTGCTTATGCCGGTTCCAAGCCCGTACCCGATTTTGAACATCTTAATATTGAGCTTAAAACCTTACCTATTAGTCGCCAAGGTTCGCCCCTCGAAACAACCTACGTGTGTGTAGCACCGTTAACCAATGTGGCCGGCCTAACTTGGCAAGACAGTGTAGTTAAGAAAAAACTAAGCCGCGTACTGTGGATCCCGATTCTTGCAGAAAGGACAATTCCAGTTGCCGAGCGCATTATTGGGTATCCTCTACTTTGGAGTCCATCAGCTCAAGAGGAGCAAGCCTTACAAGCAGACTGGGAAGAATTAATGGAAATGATAGCTCTAGGTCAAATAGAACAAATTACAGCCAAGCATGGTGAAGTAATGCAAATTCGCCCTAAAGCAGCCAATGCCAGCATACGCACTGCGGCGGTTGGTCACCATGGCCAACCGATTGAAGCGTTACCGCGCGGGTTTTACCTTAAAAAAAATTTTACCCAAACTATATTGCGAAATTCGACAGTTTAA
- a CDS encoding putative RNA methyltransferase, giving the protein MPDLICPIDKLPLFPQEHCLKCEQGHSFDRAKQGYFNLLPVQHKRSKAPGDNKEMVNARRTFLNNGYYQAISQTLNQTILAKHLNHSNILDAGCGEGYYLNQLLTQAQQQNINLQACGLDISKFAIQAAAKSNKTATWLVASNKQLPFPEHYFDTIFCAFGFPVYQEFANKLKNNGQLLLLEVGEHHQIELRQHLYPSVKAYSAIDLQPAFDCGFTLNDQQNIRFELTLKQAELQQLLAMTPHLYRAPKQGLENVQQLESLTVTIDVILYQLTLSDTPATTCNQ; this is encoded by the coding sequence ATGCCAGATTTAATCTGTCCAATCGATAAATTGCCCTTATTCCCTCAAGAGCACTGCTTAAAATGTGAGCAAGGCCATAGTTTTGATCGCGCGAAACAAGGTTACTTTAACCTGTTACCTGTGCAGCATAAACGCTCAAAAGCACCTGGGGATAACAAAGAAATGGTTAATGCACGGCGCACCTTTTTAAATAACGGCTACTATCAAGCCATTAGCCAAACACTTAATCAAACGATCTTGGCTAAGCACTTGAATCATTCAAACATTTTAGATGCTGGTTGCGGTGAAGGATATTATCTCAATCAGTTACTGACACAAGCTCAACAGCAAAATATCAATCTTCAAGCTTGTGGGCTTGATATTTCAAAGTTTGCGATTCAAGCGGCGGCAAAAAGTAATAAAACTGCGACTTGGCTTGTCGCCAGTAATAAGCAATTACCCTTCCCTGAACATTATTTTGATACCATTTTTTGCGCCTTTGGTTTTCCTGTTTATCAAGAGTTTGCAAATAAACTCAAAAATAATGGTCAATTACTGCTACTGGAAGTCGGCGAACATCACCAAATTGAATTACGCCAACACTTGTATCCTAGTGTTAAAGCTTACTCGGCAATCGATTTACAGCCGGCATTCGATTGTGGGTTTACACTCAATGACCAACAAAATATTCGATTTGAACTGACACTTAAGCAAGCTGAACTACAACAATTGCTAGCCATGACACCGCATTTATATCGTGCCCCCAAGCAGGGGTTAGAAAATGTCCAACAACTTGAAAGCTTAACTGTCACGATTGACGTTATTTTATATCAACTAACTTTAAGTGATACACCTGCAACCACATGCAACCAATAG